The sequence below is a genomic window from Silene latifolia isolate original U9 population chromosome 7, ASM4854445v1, whole genome shotgun sequence.
CATAGACTAAAGTTTATACGCTACAACCAAGATCTTCTTCGCGTGGACAATTACAATAATCTTAGAAGAGTCATTGTTGAACGAGGGGACATTGAGCCGTCTTCCGCCGGTAGTCGTCTtattgttccttcttctttggtGGGAGGTGGCCCATATATGAGAGTAAACTACCTTGATACTATGACCATTTGTAGGTGGTTCGGTTACCCTGATCTATTTATCACGTTTACGTGCAATCCCAAGTGGCCGGAAATCACCCGGTTTGTTAGAAATAGGGGACTTAATCCCGAggatcgtcctgatattttgtcTCGCGTATTCAAGATTAAGCTCGAAGAGTTGATGATTGATTTAAAAGAGCGCCATATCTTTGGTAGGGTTAGAGCAGTCTTGTGATCTTTCATCTGTCAGGTTTAATATTTGGACATATTTTATCAAGCCGTAATATATAATCTAATATGTTTGCGTAATTCTATCACAGTTGTATATACTATTGAATTTCAGAAGCGTGGTCTTCCACATGCTCATATCCTTTTGTTCTTACATCGAGAAGACAAGTTCCCCTGAAGTGCGGATATCGATAAAATAATTTCAGCGGAGATCCCCAATCCGGTTCAGAATCCTGTGTTACATGCCGTCGTTTGCACACACATGATTCACGGACCGTGTGGAACTACAAAACCACGATCACCGTGTATGGTTGGGTCTACATGCTCAAAACATTTCCCCAAAAAGTGTACCGAAAGAACAACTATCGGCGAAGACGATTATCCTATTTATAAGAGAAGTAAAACAGGACCAACAATATATAAGGACCAAGTGGCACTTGACAATGGATCTGTCGTGCCATATAACCCGTACTTATTGCTGAAATATCGTGCACATATCAATGTGGAGTGGTGTAACCAATCTAAAGCGATCAAGTATCTTTTCAAGTATATAAATAAGggatcgatcgagtgacaatgcgGTCCTCTTATCGACGCCGCAACGACCAATTTCTGAGCAATTGGGACGAGATTAAACGATACTACGATTGTAGGTACCTTTCGCATGTGAGGTCTGTTTGGAGGATATTCGCGTTTGACATTCACTACAGGACTCCCATGATCGAAAGGTGCAGCTTTCACCTTCCCGGCGAACGAGCGTTGTGTTTGATGATGAAGATCCTATTGACGAGGTCTTAGAGAAATCATCGATGGGAGTGTCAAAGTTTCTATCTTGGATGAAAATTAACAGTAGTGAAGAGGAAGAGTTGCGAGATAGCGAAGGACTTATTGTCTTGTCAATTCCCAACTAAATTTGTGTGGAATAAAGATCGGCGAGTGGACCCTTAGAAAACAGAATTTTAAGATAGGCAGGTTGCAACATGTGCCGCCGACTTGCGGTGAATTATATTTCATGAGAACCATGTTGAACCATGTAAAGGGACCCAAAAGTTACGAGGACATAAGAAGGGTTAACGGCACTCTCTATGACACGTATAGGGAAGCGTGTTATGCATATGGCTTGATCGGTGACGACAAAGAGTACATTGATGCGATAGAGGAAGCAAGCGAATGGGCCTCTGGATTTTATCTTAGAAACCTCTTTGCGACTTTATTGTTATCTGGGACGTTGTCCATGCCAAGTAGAGTCTGGGAGGCAACATGGAGTCTTCTAGCGGATGATATCCTCACAGGCAACGTAATATTCTTCAAAACCGAGGTACTACTTTAATATATTGCTTTATATTTAGTTCATCTAATTTACATTCTTTGCACATATAATAGTTATCAATACGTTATGATGACACTGCAAATATCATCATAGGTTTGGAACTAACTGATGAAGAATTTAAAAACTATGCTTTGATCGACATAGAAGCATCACTCCAATTAAATGGGAGTAGTTTAGCAAGATTTGAAGGGATGCCCCTACCCGATACATCGTCAACAACACATCACGCGAACACGATGGTTATGGATGAGTTGTCTTATGACAAAGAATCGCTCCAGGCAGAACATGCGTCTCAACTATCTTCAATGACTGATGAGCAGACGACGGTTTATAATGAAATTATGGAAGCTATTGCATCTAATCAAGGAGGGGTATTTTTTGTGTATGGCTATGGGGGGACTGGTAAAACATTCATCTGGCGAACTTTATGTGCTGCCCTCAGAAGCAAGGGTGAAATTGTTTTGCCCGTTGCATCTAGCGGAATTGCGACAAACGTTGATACCTGTGGTAGAACAACGACGCGAGACTTGGCATTCAATCAATCTCACCGAAAACTCCACTTGCCCCGACTTAAACCTGGTAGTGATTTAGCGGAATTGCTGATCAGAGCGAAGCTAATTATATGGGACGAAGCGCCGATGACTCATAAACATGGTTTCGAGGCTGTTGATAGAAGTTTGAAAGACGTCATGCGTGTTGTAGATCCGCGTAATGCAACACTACCATTTGGCGGGAAAGTCGTAGTTTTTGGTGGCGATTTTCGCCAAACATTACCGGTTGTTTCCAAAGGGAGCAGGGCTGATGTTGTGCATGCTTCTCTTTGTTCGTCGTATTTGTGGAGTTCATGTAAGGTACGTTCAAAACATAGTTTCCAAATTGGTACTAAAACGCTATTCAATTAATTTATATTTTCTTTCAATGTTTTAAGATGTGTATGTCTTAAATTTCAGGTGCTTACATTGACTAAAAATATGCGCTTACAAGCCGGAAGTGAAGACACTAATGTAGATGAGATACGAAAATTCTCGGAGTGGATTAAAAATTGGAGATGGGTTGGTCGGGGATCCAAATGATGGTGATCTTTGAGGTTGACATAGAGTTCCCCGACGATTTACTTATTCAACACGTGACTAATCCCATTGCCTCCTTAGTAGATATCACTTATCCCGATCTTCAAAATCGGTtatgggacccaaattatcttcaaGAAAGGGCAATTCTTGCACCCACTCACGAAATAGTTGAAGATGTAAATGATTATGTGTTATCTCTTATCCATGAGGAAGAGAGAATTTACTTAAGTTACGATGAGGTCGGTAGAGATGATAGAACTATGGGCGAGCCCGACCTTTACTCCACGAATTCTTGAACAGATTAAATGTTCGGCCTCCCAAACCatgaattgagattgaaagtcGGTGCTATGGTTATGCT
It includes:
- the LOC141590375 gene encoding uncharacterized protein LOC141590375: MLNHVKGPKSYEDIRRVNGTLYDTYREACYAYGLIGDDKEYIDAIEEASEWASGFYLRNLFATLLLSGTLSMPSRVWEATWSLLADDILTGNLSIRYDDTANIIIGLELTDEEFKNYALIDIEASLQLNGSSLARFEGMPLPDTSSTTHHANTMVMDELSYDKESLQAEHASQLSSMTDEQTTVYNEIMEAIASNQGGVFFVYGYGGTGKTFIWRTLCAALRSKGEIVLPVASSGIATNVDTCGRTTTRDLAFNQSHRKLHLPRLKPGSDLAELLIRAKLIIWDEAPMTHKHGFEAVDRSLKDVMRVVDPRNATLPFGGKVVVFGGDFRQTLPVVSKGSRADVVHASLCSSYLWSSCKVLTLTKNMRLQAGSEDTNVDEIRKFSEWIKNWRWVGRGSK